CAACCTGCAACATGCCTATGAAACATAGGATCTCCAAATTTCTGCATCCAGATGAAATCATCATACAGTGAGTGGTATACTGGATAATCTGCAGTGTCTGcggaaaaagaaagaggaaaaaaaatagTTTGATCATTGCATATTTGAAGGGATCAACATACTACAAGGACATACCAAATTTTCATAGTGACAAATAAAATGGAACAGAGGGAGTATTATTAACGCATCCGAATCTTAGTGATTAAATTAATGTGTTATGTACCTCCTCCAAAGGCTAAATCAATTGATGGAATTCCCACATGCTGCACAAAAGGTTTATAATCTGATCCTCCACCACCTAATCTTCCAATCTTTCCATGTAAAGAAATAGTTAATGATTATATATAGATGTTCAAGTTATGCTGCTATTTTAAAGTTCGATCAATCATATACTGATCACTGGCCAATTTGTTGAAActaaaagcatagtaaattgcaTGCTTCTACTTTACTAATTTTTTGACAATTGCAATATGCTTACCAAAGGAGAGGTGCCAGAACTAGTCCAAGCTTCATAAAGGCTCTGTGATGAGTTATCTGGGTCTGTGACCTAAATAAGAGTCAATATTTAACAAAAAGTTCTTGTCTCCTTCTTTCACTGATTTTTTTAGAAAGCCTACCCTAGTCAAGATTATCAAGTTAACGAGTAACAAATAACAAGTTTATGAGTTGAGATTTGTGATTCAAGTTAACCTAATCGCCACGAGTTTAGTTGAAGTGTTGAGTTTGATTACCTTGATCctattaatttgtattaaacTTTTTGGTCATACCTGCTGAGTTGCTTTTTTGATCAATTCATCAAGCTGGGGAGTAGCCATGACATTGAACCCTGCTCCACCAACAGCACAATCAGAATTCAAGTAAGCCACAGCTCTTGAAGCAAGAAGTTCTCTGTTCTCTTCTACCCATTCTGTTGATCCTATCTGAAGGGAATTATGATcacatcaaattcaaaaaatatgtatactgataataaaaagagagggtgaaaaataagagagaaaATTACAAGGCCATATTCCTCAGCATCCCAATTGCATAATATAATTGTTCTTCTAGGCTTCCACCCTTGTTTTTGAAGCTTCCCAAATCTTTGAGCAATCTGAAATTTCAAAAGCCATGTTCCAATAGTTCCTCAATGGTTGCCCAAATCACAAAAGCATGAGTGCAAAAACAAAGCTATATTTACCTCAAGTAATGCTGCAGTGCCACTATTTGGATCAACAGCTCCAAATGTCCATGCATCCCTATGGTTTCCTAGAATGACATATCTACAAACAGTTGCAATGCAACAACAACTAAATAAAATAGCTGAAAACAAACAAAGTCTATGAATTTTCAATTTCTGAGTTCTCAACAAGTGGCTAGATTACATTGATTTCAGAAACATTATGCTAAGTATATTAGTCCATACAATAATGCCTATTGATCATTGGAGAAAatcaggagtttgaagttctGACATACCGGTCAGGCTCTTCTGCTCCTTCAATTACACCAATAACATTTTGAATTGATGCAATATTCTCCTGCCCCTGAAACCAATATCCAAAATTGCATTTATCAATTCAGGGGGCTTTTTGCATCTGAACATTTTCACAGGCTGATCATTCAATCAATGTTTCTTAAATATGGAAATGATCGTACCATCTAACGGTTATAATTTAGTCAAACATGTCAAACCATCTAACAGTTCTTACCATAAAGTTTAATAGTAAATAAAATGATATGTTGACAAAAAATACGACAATAACTATGTTCAAATTGTCCGTATTGGACTAGCATTATAACTTTGCAGGGCCTAAATAGGATCATATAGTTAAATTGGACTACATAACAAGTAGTGGTCAAATAGATTTCAATCAAAAGAATTGTGCCCATATTAATAACCATAACTTGTAATGTAGTGATGAACGTTTATCCACCACAAATAACAAATCTCTTCATGATGAAGtagaataaaaaacaaaaaaacaaagaagaaagagTTATGAAGTTATACTGATCAAGCTTCAACTATATTAAATGGATAAGATTTAGATACCTTGAAAGTGAGGTTGAGAATTCCTGGCCCCGGTCCAACCCTGTAAGTAGGAGCATCTTTGCTTCCTTGCCAATCATGTTCAGCAACAGGTCCACCAATTGACCTCAGAATCTTCTCACCATCTGCACCAGACACTGGCAATGAAGGTATAAGAGGAACATCACCTTCCTTCTCCACCTCCTCCTTGGTTAATCTCTCACACTCACCATCACCACCACTACTCGCCTATGTTGCACAAATACAAATATTAATATTCAATTATTGAACAAGTTTTACGTATACACATGCAATAAACAAATGGCAAAAGATTCGTTATGGTGTTTTGAAGTCATGAATCAAATTAGTCCTCAAAACTATGCCTTGTAATTCACTTTAGTCTTCTTATCAACACAATCAGGCACCAAAGTggtgaatcaatcacattacaTACATAATTGATCTACTAAATTATCATTCCTTCATGTAAAAATGGAAGTAGTGATGCATAATTGATCTAGATAAATTTGTCAATATTCTAagtatttatataaaaatggaAGTATTGATGCATGATAGGTTGCCTACTCACCCAACCTGGTGTTGAGGGATCACCAGTCCCCTGATACACTGACCCCACCTGGACCCCACTTGGTGGCAGCCACTTGCCATCAGGAAACCACCTTCCACCGTCGTCGTCACCACCACCGTAGTCCTTCCGATCAGAATACACCACCACCCCAACAGCACCTTCATCATAAGCATTCTTCACAATATCCCCTCTAAATATCTTCCCATACCTTGCCAACACAACACAGCCTGAAACATTCACACCCATCTTCTTCCTCAGACTCAAATAGTCCTCCACTCTTCCATAGTTCACGTAAACCACAGGTCCTTCCGCAGTTCCTGACTTTGCATATGCATGGAACGTTGGAACTACCTCACCGGAAACAGCCGCATAAGGGTCACCCTTATACGGTTCTTGCTTCAAGGAGAAGCTAAAGGGAGGTTCTTGGGGAGTAGTAGTGAGAAGCAACGAGCGGGAGAGAGGGTATGAGAGGAGAACATGATAGGAAGCCATGTGAGAGGGTATGTTTGAGGAAGTGAAGACTTTGAGGACGTAGTTTGCAGCTTGGGAGTTAGCTTCGGATGATGCTATGTGGGGTCTGTGGGTGAGAGCTTGGAGGTGGTTGGATATGGAGACATTGGTGGAGAGGGAGGTGGAGAGGAAGAGGGTGTGGTAGTTGCTGGATTTTGGGGTTGTTGGGGATGAAgtgatgaggaggaggagaaagGAGGTGGCTATGGCTAATAAGGTGgagatggtggtggtggtgttggcGGCGGTTGCTGCTACTGTGATCATGGTTTctatggtgttctgtttttgaGGGACTGCTCTCAGTCTCAGGTGTGGTCTACAGTCTACTTTAGTTTAGAGGTTGGAATCATTGGATACACAGTACTTTGCTTTCGGTGCTTttaaagggtatttttgtcAATCAAAATTAGTATTTGCACCAAAAAATATTATGCGACCAGATTTGAGAAAATCATAAATAGCTTCTTGATTTTTCTAAAACTCAAgatatttaagttattttagaaaatttatttctttttacatattttggataaaaatattatttatatactaaaatcaatcattaaaatatatgtattatttaatttatttttaatatatattttatattaataatttattttcataactaattttaatatatatatatatatataatatagttgaataattttttatatttttaattaatcagaattttatttatttttgaattaaaaatttaaaaatttatttatcttttgtttttaaaaattatttatcattaaatttataattttcatGGTCACTTCATAAATTTTCATTTTAGAAGAGTTTCATCTTTCACAAATCACAACAGAGTTTGTGGTGGATTTGGTATTGGCTGCTATTAGTTTTTAGAAATTACCTTTTAAAATTTGCCTTAGttatatttagaaaaaaaatgttatatcTTCACGTTAAAAATAAATGACCAAATTTGTAACGATATATTCatatattttatgttatatatttttaatatatattttatattttaacatgtaATCAATATATGTCTAATGTAATGcctaattatttatgtatatctagcataatattaaaaaattaagtaaaatttgATTTCGATAAACATatctttcaaaattaatatttagttaattattttaaaaatcctaaatATTATATGAGATACGAATATAAGAATAGATaaagatattaattaaaatataaaattgtattaaatcTTTCAATTTCTAAAATTACAAGCAAATTTTGAGAAATAAATTTATCGTTGTTTAAGAAAAATCTTATGGATAGAGTATTAGTACATCTGTACATGAAAAATCTCCTCCTCATTAGTAGGTAATAGGTTGCTGTTTAAGAAAATGagtatgtattttattatttattattattattgatggATACTAAAACCAGTTTGGAGTCATGTGATACATATGAATTCTAATCGAATACAAAGATCATTGTCACTCGCAATGGGATGTTAATGCGATACATTTCCTTTATATGTGagttcaaataaaaaaaaaagttaagcacatgattaaaattaatcatcaaatgaattattatatatttatgtataaatatatatagttttttttttggacacTGATCTAGTCGCAAAAATCCACAATTGGATGGTGAGGGTTAAAGAAACCGCCACAACAAATACAAGCAGAGCAAGTTACAAATGACCATGAAGACAAAAGACTCCCTAACCCAATCAAAAGCAtcaaagacaaataaaaaaaggaaCCACCAGAATCTAAAAAAAGAGACTTAATAGTTAGTTAGTTACTCCTGGATGCAATGGACAAACCAATATATCAACCTTCATCTATGATAAATCAAACACGCTGCAAAAAGTAATGGTTAAatacaattaatatttatattaatttttttaaaaattatatacttGGAATATTAATTTACTcgattaataaaatatatttacaataaaaatgtatgtcaacaaaatatatttatagtaaaaatttatagaaaatcaacaaaaatacttaatttttattaaattacaACTGAAATATCATGAAAATCAAGAtataagttaaataaaaattacaataaaatttgCTATTGCCACAATCATATTTTCTTTAAACTATGTATGTTAGGTGttaaaaattaagttttttttgTACTTTATAAAAGGAGAGCACCCTTAGAACTTTAAATATACAGTTTTATATAAAGTTTTTAGTAAGAATTAcactcaaaataaaaaatacatatcaGAGGAAAGATGGTTAGAAGATTAGAGTTTGGAATTAACAATCCAATTTCACTCTTCAATAATGTATATTTCTCTCCTCctttatttattaaagaattcagtttttttttttcaagtattcaaaatattaaaaaagagaTTATGTTAAATATTATGTTTAGTGTATAAAGATTAacacttttttaatttattttgattgaaaaatttatttaatttcaatattaaaACATATTTAGTGAAtaaattttggttttttttattcacattaattgtctatacaaaaatttaaaaagttatataatACCGAATAATGTTGTATATCTTTTTGGACAATAACAATTTAACGAGAGTTAATTAAGATAATAagtttatattattattactttattgTTAAAGAGTGatgttatttgaatttttaaaaaaatataatatatttattttttaatttggtttttatttctattccgtttttcttgtgctttagAAATAaggtaaattatatatattatatattggtacaagtaattttttttgaaataattctaaatttattttaactattattttttaataatattttagttctatcttatcaaaataaaatatgacGACTCATACTTTATTACCAGAATTATTTTTGGGAGGAGCATTAAAAATTACAGTGtagttttttaataaaattttaaattttgcataatcttatatctttttggttacttattttttttattccacAATTAAAATACTAATGGGAGATAGAAAGTTGATCGTTATTTGAAAATATTGAGTTTGGAAAAAAGATAATCAACAAATTATACTAAAAGTAAACTCTGACATCTCAAGAACAAATGTCATTTAAtatattactaaaaaaatatcttatttttatgtGGAATATTATGTATTGATACTATGAGTGAAGAGTTTAAgtctataaataaataatatggAGACATAAAATATGCTTTGTTATAAAGTGTTCTATTCAAAAGTGAAGTATTAAATGcaacagtttttttttttttttagatttacgAAAAGATTCATTTAGGACTATAATAATATAAGGAATTGTTTCTCAACAACAATGTTGATGAGACATAGAATTGATATGAGTTCATTGAAAAGGTGTTGAGAAAAAATTTATCACTCTTTCTACTAAAacacttgaatataaaacaccttttgaagatatttattttagttactacaaatatttattataaattatgaaaataaattttaaagatcatttgagttattttgtgataatatattagtagtataatattttaaatttttgttaaacaAGAGAATTTTAAATGTTTAAGTATCTTGTGAGCAAGTTAAATATAAACTCCACAAATGCATGTATATTTGATTAGTAAAAAACAATCATCTAAAGTcttttatgtatatattattCATATGGGTGTCATATCATTTTATGATATATTGTTTCAGTGGAAGTGTGTATTTAAATACTCATATGGTTTAGACAAATTTATGAAGatagatatttaatttttaccGAAATAAAGTATTTAGTTTCGTTTTCTCTCTCGTGATCTCATAAAATTTGTTAAAGTTGAACTAGTTGAAAATAGACATGTATGAGATCATTTTTACATgtaatttctgaatttttttcatccaaatttgatctatATTGTTGAGTATATTAATATGGTGATTATCGTAGTTTTTTCGCGACACTAATATGATAAAAGTTGCGATAATTTTATAATTGATATATGAGATGGACTAGATTGTTAAGGTAATCAAGAAAATAGCATTCAGATACGCGCATAAAATTTATAAGATGTGATTATCTCAGAAAAATATACATGTATAGTCCAAGTGGAAAATTGTTAGGAAAATATTATTTCCTAATCTATTTATgggaaatatatatatatatattaattataattgcaAATTAAGCTATTTcacattaaatgacttatataacgGTAAATTCATTTATTGtcataaatactaaattaaataagttattattacttttgatttggaattaaatgagaataaaattagagatactattttatttgaactttaaaattttatgagTGTCAcaatcaaatataaataataattttaggatTTTAGTCTCCAACATATCAAAGTCATATTTATAGCTCTTTCTATTAGAAGAGTTATGATTCATCTTTATCAAAAATACAGAAGactttaattgaaaaagataaaaaaaatcaaatttttttaattatattcacAAATTTAAGTACGCTTCTTCACTTTTTAATATCTCTTTTTTAATGATTCAATATGAATAATCTTAAGATTAAAGAAactaaaaattttcaaccatGGCCACAAGaataacaaaatatagataaccCTCTTGAAATTGTTCCTAGGCTGTCTTCTCTTAACTCTTGCTCTAAACTTGAGTTAGGTCTTCTTAACCACATAAAATTATGAAGGTGTTGTGACAAGAATAGGATAAAAATAGATGCCTTTTTATGGGCAACTCATTTTTTTATGTTGAGAGGAACAAGTCCTTAAGAtgaagcaaaataaataaagtttgAAAAGCAAACTTTGTATGCCTATAAAAGAATGAACTGAGACAAAGAATTATACACAgcaataacaaaataatttcCTCTCTCTTTTATATTGCCAAAGCACCCTTCTCTCTTTTATATACTTTATtacatatattaataatatatatgaattATTCTCATTATATTGAGATATTAATTGTGGTGAATATCACTACTAGAGttatttaattgtatttttttattttatatttattatttttttatttattaatttattttataacacgTTATAAGCACGACactctgatcaaattttaaGAAGACTCgggtaataaatttttattatgtcaaaactctttcatcttgaatttaatgcttttgatatatctggaaacaactatttatcatggatactagatgcTAAAATTTATCGTGATTCAGTGAAttttggagataccattaaggctgaaaataatgtatcccagaaagataaagccaaagccatgATCTTCCTTTGTCGTCATCCT
The genomic region above belongs to Arachis stenosperma cultivar V10309 chromosome 5, arast.V10309.gnm1.PFL2, whole genome shotgun sequence and contains:
- the LOC130979843 gene encoding probable glutamate carboxypeptidase LAMP1, with amino-acid sequence MITVAATAANTTTTISTLLAIATSFLLLLITSSPTTPKSSNYHTLFLSTSLSTNVSISNHLQALTHRPHIASSEANSQAANYVLKVFTSSNIPSHMASYHVLLSYPLSRSLLLTTTPQEPPFSFSLKQEPYKGDPYAAVSGEVVPTFHAYAKSGTAEGPVVYVNYGRVEDYLSLRKKMGVNVSGCVVLARYGKIFRGDIVKNAYDEGAVGVVVYSDRKDYGGGDDDGGRWFPDGKWLPPSGVQVGSVYQGTGDPSTPGWASSGGDGECERLTKEEVEKEGDVPLIPSLPVSGADGEKILRSIGGPVAEHDWQGSKDAPTYRVGPGPGILNLTFKGQENIASIQNVIGVIEGAEEPDRYVILGNHRDAWTFGAVDPNSGTAALLEIAQRFGKLQKQGWKPRRTIILCNWDAEEYGLIGSTEWVEENRELLASRAVAYLNSDCAVGGAGFNVMATPQLDELIKKATQQVTDPDNSSQSLYEAWTSSGTSPLIGRLGGGGSDYKPFVQHVGIPSIDLAFGGDTADYPVYHSLYDDFIWMQKFGDPMFHRHVAAASVWGLVALWLADEEFLPFDYQSYAKELQLNVKNLEGEISNKDINLSPILKSIKELEKAAIKINDQRKEIEASKGWRAWKEYQMKVRDVNDRLMMAERAFTDRDGLLGMTWHKHLIYGPTKNNDYGSQSFPGIGDAVRVAKNLQTAESWHRVQHEVWRVSRVIKHASLVLIGQLT